The window TGATCTTTATGAAGTGGTGTGCGTGCTCTCGTGACTTCCACCTCCATTTCCTCACtgtccacctccaaaccGCAAACCTTTAGCCCAAAACAAGCTCATACACTATGATGAGGGTATTGATCACAATTAATGGTACTAACTCTCTTGTTAGTGACGGTGGCGAAAGTGCGGGGTACGTGAGGAGAGTACATACTCCTCATCAAGGTCCGGATCGAGGCAATCAGCTGGATGGCATTGTACTTGACGCTGCTGTCTACGCCGCCGGGGCCGCCGAAGGAGCGGTTGTGGGTTGCGGGGGTGAGGTTTACTGTCGGTCAAAGAGTCAGTGTTTCCTGTACTGGATAGTCATGTGCTGTTGTATGTCGTGGTGAAAGCAGCAGGGCCACTTTTCCGACCTCGTTGACCGGTGTCTAGTTTTGCTCCGTGTTGGTATCGAGCACAGCATCCCAACGAGGTGGTGCCCTCAAAGCGCGACCCTCCCGCCAGAGTTTGTTCAAGGACCCCCCCATTTGTGAAGGTTTGACCCTCTCTATCGGTTGAGCTGTGGTTGTCGGAGTTGGAATAGGACTATGGGTTCGGGAACACCGGGGGAATGTTGGGGATAAACGCACCGCGAGCGAGGAAGCGGTCCTCTGACAGGACGACGATGGCGTTGAGAATCAGGACGGTCACTTTATTTTGCACAGACGTTAGCATGCTTGAtagagaagggggggagaacaaggagaagcaTACCATAGAGAATCTTCCCCAGAAAAGACATCTTCGCTTTACTTCAAGAGGGTagctccccttcttctcgcaGTGGTTTGGGTGACAATATATCGCCGGTTATTGGTGTGGTTTATATCGCTATACAGGGAGTATGTTTGCTGCCGTCGCGATTGTCGTCGTGTCGCGGTGTCGCCAGTAAGAAACACAAAGGTGGACGTTTACAGTCAACTTGGCGGCTTGAGCTTCAACCGCCGTGCGTCAGCCAATGCGACGCGCAGAGGACAGATTTATTGTGGGGCAGCCGTTCATCAAAAAGGGAGTTACGTCATGTGACAGTGTGCAGAGGTACAGTagaaccctaacccctgGAATAAGAGGAAAGTGGAGTTCAACCCCCTATTTACCCCTGAAATTGTGCTGGCAAACATCCTCAgtccatcaacaacctgtTTATTTACTCCTCAACATACATCGATACATGCTAAATGTTACATTTCAGTCCCACAACAACAGAGTTAGAAACACAAGAACCACAAAACTCTGTGAATACCAACTTCTGTCACTCATCACCCGTCCCATTACTCACCCCACGAGAAAAATCAACTCCGATGGCGGTACCATATACCCAACCCTACTAGCaggcaccctcaccaccctgtATTCCAGATCAGGTAAGTAATCATAACACCGCCATTCTTCCGCATTCCAAAAGTTCTTCGATTCCACCTCGACCGTGTCCAGGACATGCAGCAATGCATAGCCTGCACTCAGAAAATCTCGCAAGCACGAGCACACGTGCTGGAAAAAGCTGTAATAACAACTGGAGTTAGTCTCATCCCTGATCTTCAAGAGCGCGTTGCTGTGATCAAAACAAcaataaaaaaaacaatcAACCATTGCAACGCACGCCTAACTAAAACTGGTGTTTTCAGCTGTCAAAGCAAGAATTTCATCGCTAaataaacaaacaaaaccagCAAACAAGCCGTAAAAATGAAAACCTTCACCCCACTTGACACAATGCTTTGTAATCCCAGTCCAGTAAAGTCcagttccagttccagtCCAGCAGCCCAGATAAAGTTCAACCAACGGTGTTTCGGGAAAAGACTCCATTTGATGTGTGACAACAAACCCCACATTGATAAACCGAATGTTAGCTTTGgtgcaaaaagaaaaagggtgTAGAAATTGAGCCCGTCCATCCTGAGTGTAGTGTGTGTAATCCATCGCTTTGCCCGCCTTTTGCCATGCTAATGCTCCGTTACTTGTAACTTCAACGTTGTAAAAAGAGAAACCAAAAAGACTtgcagaaaagaaaaacaagaacaaaaaacCAACAGGCCAGATTCATCCGTTCGTTTGCCCGATACGGTATCAAAACCCTTCCGTCCATCCATTCGAAACAAAACccgcctgctgcttcttcagcccCTCCAAAATATTAAGAAAAATGCTAAAGTACCAACTAACTCGAAACCAAACGGATTTCTAGAGgctctcctcttctcccaagAATTATCCGTCCTTGCCGGTGTTTGCCGCAACAATACTGGTTAATGGTATATAACGTAATGATGTGTGTGCCGTAAATACGTGTTGTAGAGGTATCAGAGGATTAATCGACTTTGCAATGGCGGGACTGGAGAGAAACTCAAAAGTCCAACGCAGCATCGAAACCACGACCGCCCGCCTGCCTTGCAAGaagggagagaggaggaacaAGAGCAATAAAAAGCCACACTTTATAGGTTCCGGGGTATTGGATGACAAGGTGCGTAGAAAACAGCaagccaaaaaacaaaagcatCAAAAAAACCGAGGACAGCAAGGCAGGCATAGCCAACTCAAGCACGGAGGTCACCATACCGCGCTTTGTACTCAGCTACCAGCTGGAACTGCTCGGCAACCACCTTGAGAACCTCGTCCATCGGTCCCCGCAACGCGCCAAAATTGGACCCTGTGCTGCTCTGCGAGACGAGGTGACGCATGTATATCGTGTTGATGCACGTCTGCATAATGTTAGCATGCATCATACAACACTACATTTGTTCAAACCAAGACAAGAAACATACCTCGATCCGGCTAACCTGATGATCCAGGAAGTTGACCAAAAAGTCCTCCgacac is drawn from Podospora pseudocomata strain CBS 415.72m chromosome 1 map unlocalized CBS415.72m_1, whole genome shotgun sequence and contains these coding sequences:
- a CDS encoding uncharacterized protein (EggNog:ENOG503P6U8; COG:S) gives rise to the protein MSFLGKILYVTVLILNAIVVLSEDRFLARVNLTPATHNRSFGGPGGVDSSVKYNAIQLIASIRTLMRIPLIVINTLIIVYELVLG